TTTGTTGCCTAACGACACGATGGCGGCATCAGCACCTGAAAGTCCGAGTGCGGCCAGTTCTTTTTGATCGGTAGCATCAGCACGAACGGCATAGGTGACTTTGTCAGCTATAGCTTCGGTTTTTCGTGGATCTTTGTCGATAGCTAAAACCTGCATGCCATTTGAGGCGAGCGCCAACGCTACTTCCATGCCAAATTTTCCAAGTCCAACAACGATAAATTGTCTCATTTCATGCCTCCGATACAGCTTTTATGAAGGATTTTATGTAAACAAAGCTTGAATACACCGTGAAAATTACCGCGAAGTAAAGCAGCGTGTAAGCGGGCGTTTTCGCCCCCATAGCTGTGAAAATAAACACTGCTCCCCAAATCAGTGGGCTGAGCCTTCCAGTAATGTGCGTCGAAAGTATGTGTTTGTATTGGATAACGAGGATGGTACCCATGGTTATTATAAGCAGTTCTCTTATCACGATGAAAAACGCAACCCATAGGGGCAGTTCTCTGGTAACAGAAAAGTAGATTCCGAGTGTTGCTATTATTATTTTATCGGACATAGGGTCGATAATGCTTCCGAGCTTTGAGTGCTGATTAAATTTTCTCGCGATAAAGCCATCGAGGAGGTCGGTTGCGATCATGAGTATTCCTACTTTTACTGCTGGTCCGTAGCCGTATATGTTGCGCACACTCAGCGCGTAAATAAGGAATGGAAGGAGTATCATTCTTGCCAGTGTGAGAAGATTGGGAACCGTTATTATCCGCGATGGTAGCCTGCTTAGAGGGTATGTCATAACATTTTTGTTCTTTGCCATAGCGAGTTAAAGATAGCCATAGAACGGGCTTTTAGCAAACACATGATTTAATAGCGCTTTATTTAATATAGATTAGTTTTGCGAAGTAGCTTTTTCCGTTGATTTTTATGCTGGCAAAGTATATGCCGCTTCCGATTTCGTTCTGGGGTTTCCAAGTGGCGCTTCCATCTTTCGTGGGGAGTTTTGCTATTATATGCCCTGTAATGTCATATATGTCTACGAACTTTAAAATATATGCCGCTTCCGATTTCGTTTTGGGGTTTCCATGTGGCGCTTCCATATTTCGTGGGGAGTTTTGCTATTATATGCCCTGTAATGTCATATATGTCGACGAACTTTTGAGTTTTGGTTTTTACACCGCCAATTTCGGGGGTCAGAATGTGTGTGGCTTTATTGAATGGGTTTGGGAAAGCGATTATTGATATGGTTTTGGGTTTGTTAAAGTATTTTTCACTCGTGCTGGTTATCTCGTAAACTCCAAAATGGTCGAACCATACTTTTCCTGTGTGTCGTCTGAACAGGGC
This genomic window from bacterium contains:
- a CDS encoding CDP-alcohol phosphatidyltransferase family protein, producing MAKNKNVMTYPLSRLPSRIITVPNLLTLARMILLPFLIYALSVRNIYGYGPAVKVGILMIATDLLDGFIARKFNQHSKLGSIIDPMSDKIIIATLGIYFSVTRELPLWVAFFIVIRELLIITMGTILVIQYKHILSTHITGRLSPLIWGAVFIFTAMGAKTPAYTLLYFAVIFTVYSSFVYIKSFIKAVSEA
- a CDS encoding T9SS type A sorting domain-containing protein, with translation MEAPHGNPKTKSEAAYILKFVDIYDITGHIIAKLPTKDGSATWKPQNEIGSGIYFASIKINGKSYFAKLIYIK